The following DNA comes from Macaca thibetana thibetana isolate TM-01 chromosome 14, ASM2454274v1, whole genome shotgun sequence.
aataccacacatctacagccatctgatctttgacaaacctgagagaaacaagaaatggggaaaggattccctatttaataaatggtgctgggaaaattggctagccataagtaaagctgaaactggatcctttctttactccttatacgaaaattaattcaagatggattagagacttaaattttagacctaataccataaaaatcctagaggaaaacctaggtagtaccatttaggacataggcatgggcaaagacttcatgtctaaaacaccaaaagcaatggcagcaaaagccaaaattgacaaatgggatctcattaaactaaagagcttctgcacagcaaaagaaactaccatcagagtgaacaggcaacctacagaatgggagaaaatttttgcaatctactcatctgacaaagggctaatatccagaacctacaaagaactgaaacaaatttacaagaaaaaaacaaacaaccccatccaaaagtgggcaaaggatatgaacagacatttctcaaaagaagacattcatacagccaacagacacatgaaaaaatgctcattatcactggccatcagagaaatgcaaatcaaaaccacaatgagataccatctcataccagttagaatggcgatcattaaaaagtcaggaaacaacaggtgctggagaggatgtggagaaataggaacacttttacactgttggtggcattgtaaactagttcaaccattatggaaaacagtatggcgattcctcaaggatctagaactagatgtaccatatgacccagccatcccattactgggtatatacccaaaggattataaattatgctgctataaagacacatgcacacgtatgtttattgcagcactattcacaatagcaaagacttggaatcaacccaaatgtccatcagtgacagattggattaagaaaatgtggcacatatacaccatggaatactatgcagccatcaaaaaggatgagtttgtgtcctttgtagggacatggatgcagctggaaaccatcattcttagcaaactatcacaagaacagaaaaccaaacaccgcatgttctcactcataggtgggaactgaacaatgagatcacttggactcaggaaggggaacatcacacaccggggcctatcatggggaggggggagggggaaggggggaggggggagggattgcattgggagttatacctgatgtaaatgacgagttgatgggtgcagcacaccaacatggcacaagtatacatatgtaacaaacctgcacgttatgcacatgtatcctacaacttaaagtataataataataaataaatttaaaaaaaaagaaaactgcttaatctcactgaaaaaaaaatatatatagatagatcaCCTTGATTTAGACCTAGACAACTCATCACTTGCATAACCTCTCTGCTctcactttaaagaaaaaaaatcactgatgcATAATATTGTGTTATCAGCCCTGCAACTGAACCATAGTTATTTGCTGGTATATGGTTACTAGAAATCGTTAAGCGTCCCAGCCACAGCCTTTATATTGCAACCAGAATTTTGTTTTGGATGTTTCTCTATTTCTGCGGCTTCCCAAGGCACTTCGACCTCAACATGTTTGTCAATTATTTCCTATGGAATTTCTTGAAGAATTCTCAAATAGTCACATCCcatcatatttttcttatgtCAACTTTCCcagaagataaaaaaataaagctttcgACTTTCCTTCAGCAGTTAAGTATTTAAGTTAAGTATTTTAAGACTTTAAAAGTCTTCACACTGTGGATATCACTGAATGTGGCTGGATGATTTTGCTAAAGTGTAAACTGGTGAACCTTTCTATGGGTCTCTATATtggcatttttttcattcatttaaaaaaagataagtaaacTGATGGTGTTGGTTCTCTTACTCTTGCTATTCAACAACTTTGTGATTGGAtaagcataaaatatataaaagtacagAGAATCACAGCTTGGCAAACTCTCTCCCCTTTCTAAGAAGACCCCTGAATGGCTCTGCCTATTACAAATGGTACCTTGTTCATGCCCTTTGTGCTGACATTTATTGGGATCCCTGGTTTGAAATCTGTACAGTGTTGGATTGGGATTCCATTCTGTGCTATGTACATCATTGCTCTGATTGGAAATTCTCTGGTTTTGATCATCATCAAATCTGAGCCAAGCCTCCAGGAACCCATGTATATCTTCCTGGCCATGCTAGGAGCCACAGACATTTCACTTAGCACCAGCATTGTGCCCAAGATGCTTggtattttttggttccatttgccAGAGATATATTTTGATGCTTGCCTCTTTCAGATGTGGCTCATCCACACATTTCAAGGCATCGAATCAGGAATCCTGCTAGCCATGGCTCTGGGCTGCTATGTAGTGATCTGTTATCCTCTGAGGCATGCTATGGTATTCACTCGACAGCTAGTCACTTATATTGTAGTTGGAGTGACATTGCAGC
Coding sequences within:
- the LOC126935195 gene encoding LOW QUALITY PROTEIN: olfactory receptor 52A4-like (The sequence of the model RefSeq protein was modified relative to this genomic sequence to represent the inferred CDS: inserted 1 base in 1 codon; substituted 1 base at 1 genomic stop codon) codes for the protein MALPITNGTLFMPFVLTFIGIPGLKSVQCWIGIPFCAMYIIALIGNSLVLIIIKSEPSLQEPMYIFLAMLGATDISLSTSIVPKMLGIFWFHLPEIYFDACLFQMWLIHTFQGIESGILLAMALGCYVVICYPLRHAMVFTRQLVTYIVVGVTLQPAILVIPRLLLIKCRLKIYRTKLISHTYCEHMALVKLATEDVYINKFYGILGAFIVGGLDFIFITLTYIQVFITVFHLPLKEAXLKVFNTCIPHICVFFQFYLLXFFFILYSQIWILYPIICTHHLVQYLPTSPTNPQPLYLWDKYQAH